The Camelina sativa cultivar DH55 chromosome 14, Cs, whole genome shotgun sequence genome includes a window with the following:
- the LOC104741835 gene encoding zinc finger CCCH domain-containing protein 12-like → MSHHHRRDSGGDVVHVIPTNNPPPDNWFPNLGDSAVWATEDDYNRVWAVNPDNVSGDNNGPPNKKTRGSPSSSSATTTTTSAASNRTKAIGKMFFKTKLCCKFRAGTCPYVTNCNFAHTVEELRRPPPNWQEIVTAHEEERSGGMGTPTVAVPEVPREEFQIPSLVSSTAESGRSFKGRHCKKFYTEEGCPYGESCTFLHDEASRNRESVAISLGPGGYGSGGGSGGGGSASGAGGSASGAGGGGNSNVVVLGGGAGGSGSGIHIVKPSNWKTRICNKWEITGYCPFGAKCHFAHGAAELHRFGGGLVEGEGKDGVSPNPDTKQTGQNPKGHSDTTTILSPGVPHNVDASYHSGVALQRATSAVTQKPGIRTHQKWKGPAKISRIYGDWIDDIE, encoded by the exons ATGAGTCATCATCATCGGCGAGATTCCGGCGGCGATGTAGTTCACGTGATACCCACTAACAATCCTCCGCCGGATAATTGGTTTCCCAATCTCGGCGATAGTGCCGTCTGGGCGACGGAAGATGATTACAATCGAGTTTGGGCGGTGAATCCCGATAACGTCTCCGGCGATAACAATGGTCCTCCGAACAAGAAGACTCGAGGCTCTCCGTCGTCTTCGTCagccactactactactacttccgCCGCGAGCAATCGTACCAAAGCGATTGGGAAAATGTTCTTCAAGACGAAGCTTTGTTGCAAGTTTCGCGCTGGGACTTGTCCTTACGTGACGAATTGTAACTTTGCTCATACGGTGGAGGAGCTTCGTAGACCACCGCCGAATTGGCAGGAGATTGTGACGGCTCATGAGGAGGAGAGATCTGGTGGTATGGGAACTCCTACTGTTGCTGTGCCTGAGGTGCCGAGGGAGGAGTTTCAGATCCCGTCTTTGGTGTCATCGACGGCTGAGAGTGGGAGATCTTTTAAAGGAAGACATTGTAAGAAGTTTTATACTGAAGAAGGGTGTCCTTATGGAGAGAGTTGTACGTTTCTGCACGATGAGGCTTCGAGGAACAGAGAAAGCGTTGCGATTAGTTTAGGACCTGGCGGTTATGGAAGTGGTGGGGGGAGTGGCGGTGGTGGTTCTGCTAGTGGTGCTGGTGGTTCTGctagtggtgctggtggtggtgGAAATAGCAACGTAGTAGTGCTTGGTGGTGGTGCTGGTggaagtggaagtgggattCATATTGTGAAGCCTTCTAATTGGAAGACAAGGATTTGCAACAAATGGGAGATTACTGGGTATTGTCCGTTTGGTGCTAAGTGTCATTTTGCTCATGGAGCTGCTG AGTTACATAGATTTGGTGGAGGACTTGTAGAAGGAGAAGGCAAAGACGGTGTATCACCCAATCCGGACACAAAGCAAACAGGACAAAACCCAAAAGGACATTCTGACACAACGACAATTCTATCTCCAGGAGTTCCTCATAATGTAGATGCCAGTTACCACAGTGGAGTCGCATTGCAACGAGCAACTAGTGCGGTTACACAAAAGCCTGGGATCAGAACTCATCAGAAGTGGAAAGGACCGGCGAAAATCAGCCGGATATACGGTGATTGGATCGACGATATTGAATAA
- the LOC104743723 gene encoding LOW QUALITY PROTEIN: RING-H2 finger protein ATL81-like (The sequence of the model RefSeq protein was modified relative to this genomic sequence to represent the inferred CDS: deleted 1 base in 1 codon; substituted 1 base at 1 genomic stop codon), which produces MVQTLTFLLICLHPTDITLPTRQPXNKPFLLPQTTYETSHNISDPTVSLHGLKMSLSTTNTENSKPVHTLVSSPVTIVLTGSLLFIIFSGFFSFFFCGCCFRKLMNVWNNHRNRNRPSNLIQPSNQPENIGLDSKIIQSFPEYPYSVKNHGTDQCSICLAEFRDDDTIRLISTCNYSFHTICIDLWFEGHRTCPVCRRELDVEDRTSLEKPLDIPELDLVTSEIHDEPLSQDTVTIIVHEEHPTSTDIGSLEHTDEIESYERRMKASNLRFWRSHSTGHSIVVKAENEQEDDDQEEKDEIKIHIEISGECQFEDHKMTLPNRKLYCVRGTYSVG; this is translated from the exons ATGGTACA GACCCTTACCTTTCTCCTCATTTGTCTCCACCCCACTGACATT ACGCTTCCCACACGGCAACCATAGAATAAACCCTTTCTTCTTCCCCAAACAACCTATGAAACAAGTCACAATATTTCTGATCCGACCGTTTCACTACACGGTCTCAAAATGTCTTTATCCACGACGAACACAGAGAATTCCAAACCAGTCCACACCCTCGTTTCATCCCCTGTCACCATAGTTTTGACCGGTAGTCTTCTCTTCATCATTTTCTCcggtttcttctccttcttcttctgtggATGTTGTTTTAGGAAACTCATGAACGTTTGGAACAACCATCGGAACCGAAACCGCCCTAGTAACCTAATCCAACCATCTAATCAACCTGAAAACATCGGTCTCGACTCCAAGATCATTCAATCCTTCCCTGAGTATCCTTATTCGGTGAAAAATCATGGGACAGATCAATGTTCCATTTGTCTAGCAGAGTTTAGGGATGATGACACCATTAGGCTCATTTCTACTTGTAACTACTCATTCCACACAATTTGCATTGATCTTTGGTTTGAAGGACACAGGACTTGCCCGGTATGTCGGCGTGAGCTTGATGTAGAAGACCGTACATCGCTAGAAAAGCCGTTAGATATTCCCGAACTCGATCTAGTTACATCTGAAATCCACGACGAGCCTTTGTCCCAAGACACAGTGACAATCATCGTTCACGAGGAGCATCCAACTAGTACTGATATTGGTAGTTTAGAGCATACAGACGAAATCGAAAGCTATGAAAGACGAATGAAAGCATCGAATCTGCGGTTTTGGAGGTCACATTCTACTGGACATTCTATAGTAGTTAAGGCTGAAAACGAACAAGAAGATGACgatcaagaagaaaaagatgagattAAGATACATATTGAGATCTCTGGAGAATGTCAATTTGAAGATCACAAGATGACTTTACCAAACAGGAAGTTGTATTGCGTTAGGGGAACTTACTCGGTAGGATAG
- the LOC104741836 gene encoding tobamovirus multiplication protein 2B-like isoform X2 has translation MATGSENSRGIGGGDRTAKAVVADQITQAVNSASNLLHLMRQSSSSQAQLAKLPKNLLAKASLTKATGQVCVGAASSSDFISGRSYRKWIAQWCSSEHSNSVT, from the exons ATGGCGACGGGATCGGAAAATTCAAGAGGAATCGGCGGAGGTGATCGAACGGCGAAAGCAGTCGTCGCCGATCAGATCACACAAGCTGTTAATTCTGCTTCTAATCTTCTCCATCTGATGCGTCAATCGTCTTCTTCTCAG GCACAGTTGGCAAAGCTCCCGAAGAATCTTTTGGCGAAAGCTTCACTGACTAAGGCCACTGGACAAGTAT gCGTTGGCGCAGCTTCCTCAAGTGATTTCATCTCTGGACGCTCATATCGAAAGTGGATTGCACAG TGGTGTTCATCTGAACACAGTAACTCAGTTACTTGA
- the LOC104741836 gene encoding tobamovirus multiplication protein 2B-like isoform X1 has product MATGSENSRGIGGGDRTAKAVVADQITQAVNSASNLLHLMRQSSSSQAQLAKLPKNLLAKASLTKATGQALAQLPQVISSLDAHIESGLHSGVHLNTVTQLLESMESTQLRALRQSNISPVTDNK; this is encoded by the exons ATGGCGACGGGATCGGAAAATTCAAGAGGAATCGGCGGAGGTGATCGAACGGCGAAAGCAGTCGTCGCCGATCAGATCACACAAGCTGTTAATTCTGCTTCTAATCTTCTCCATCTGATGCGTCAATCGTCTTCTTCTCAG GCACAGTTGGCAAAGCTCCCGAAGAATCTTTTGGCGAAAGCTTCACTGACTAAGGCCACTGGACAA gCGTTGGCGCAGCTTCCTCAAGTGATTTCATCTCTGGACGCTCATATCGAAAGTGGATTGCACAG TGGTGTTCATCTGAACACAGTAACTCAGTTACTTGAAAGCATGGAAAGCACACAGCTTCGTGCTCTTCGACAATCTAATATTTCCCCTGTG ACAGATAACAAGTAG